The sequence CCTTGCAGAAAATATGAACTGGACGATGACACAATTGATTTCATCGGCCATGCTTTGGCACTGCACACTAATGATAGTTACTTAGACCAGCCAGCTCTGGATTTCGTTAAGAGAGTGAAGGtgaagattttattttacatctCTAGTCTATGTCATTTAAATACTGTCTAAAATTGCTGTCATGGGATCTTCCATATTTTGTTGTTCCTCaatctgaaaaaaaatgagcatCATAGTGTTCAGTTCTGTCTGGGCTGTAAcattatagtttaaaaatgCCGTACCtcatgataatttttctagGAAATTCCGTTTGTCTTAGAAATATTAGTATTGATAAACCTCTACTTTCTTCTTTCAAACAGCTGTATGCAGAATCATTGGCACGCTTTCAATCTGGATCTCCTTACATCTATCCAATGTATGGACTCGGAGAATTGCCTCAGGTTTGGTTCTGTCTGTATATCATTTGAGAACTATACTGGTATTTCGACGTGATTTACTCTGCGTCATAATCAACAGGCATTTGCACGTCTCAGTGCAGTGTATGGTGGGACTTACATGCTAAACAAGCCACAATGTAAGGTAATCTTTCAGTTACTTTTCGTTCTGAGCTCCTTCAATTTTCAGTGCACTTCCCGGCCAAGAACAACAGCACAGCAGTTGTAAAGGCAAAACACTCCCAGATTTTACGCGTTCCACTTCAGTTTTCAATAGTCATCTCCCCTTTTGGTGTCTAGAACTCTGCTTATTATTGAGTAACGATTGTAAATGGAGTTCACCATGGGAGAGATGTTCCTTATGTTTTTGAATCTGTAGAAAAGTTCTAAATTTTCGATTTATAGGTCGagtttgatgaaaatggaaaagcaATTGGAGTGACATCTGAAGGAGAAACTGCCAAAGGCAAGAAAATTGTCTGTGATCCTTCATATTTACCTGATAAGGTAACTTTCTGCAAGTTCAATACATTCACACCACACAGCCATTCAACTGATTGATGAATCAAAGTAAATGATCAACATCATGCACTGTGCACTTTTCCGTTTTCTTGGCAAAATAGCTTCAAATTGAATTCTTATTGCAGGTCCAGCAGATAGGGAAGGTTGCTCGTGCCATATGTATAATGAGCCACCCGATCCCAGACACCAACGAATCTCATTCGGCCCAAGTTATTATCCCACAGAAGCAACTTGGTCGTAAATCAGATATGTATGTTCACTATGAAGCTACATATTTGACTCCTAAGGATTGTTCACAAGTATTAAGGCTCTGTTTGTAGTTTAGACCTTTTGATTACTCTCTGATGCTACAGGTATCTGTTCTGCTGCTCGTATGCTCACAACGTGGCACCAAAAGGAAAATACATAGCATTTGTTTTGACAGAAGCTGAGACCGACAACCCAGAGACTGAACTGAAGCCTGGGGTAGACCTTCTTGGAAAGGTTGACGagatattttatgaaacttaccACAGATTTGTACCCACAAATGACGGTTCTGCTGACAATTGTTTTATATCTACGGTACATTTACATGCTTCTGTCCATCATTCCTTCTCTTTTAATCATAACGCATTTCACCAAACGCAACAGTTTCACATTATAAACTGGTCGAGACTTAGTCTTGGGCTTTAAAGACTGAATTTATCGAACTTTCTACCTTTCTTTCTGTACCGATATGTTTAAACATACAGACTCATAAAACTGCAGACTTTTTCCTACCTCAGCATTGTGTTTCATCTAACCCCTAATCCATTTATCATATTGCAGAGTTATGATGCAACAACACACTTTGAGTCCACAGTTATGGATGTGTTGTCCATGTACACCAATATAACTGGAAAGGTAAATGACTGAGTCGGGCCTATTAGTCTGATTTCAGTATTCGAAACGGAGATAATCAAACATATGCTAAAGTTGGATAATTTTGTTCAACATAGATAAGGATGCATGATAATTTTCTGCTGTTATATGGTTCAGGTTCTCGATCTGTCGGTGGACCTGAGTGCAGCAAGTGCTGGTGATGAACAATAAGCTCCTATACACGCCCTCGATTTCCAAGCTTTTGGTGTATTCTCCGCCTCATTACATAATCAGCTACCCGACTTTTGCTAATGGTTCTGATGCTAATCCCCAGTAGAAGATCGTGTCCCGTCCTTCAGCTCCTAGTACAGGAGAAAACTACTTAGTACATGCTTCTGTTGAGCtacataaaaattcattgcCAAGTTTCTTGAAGTTGTTTTTGCTTTTGCCTTATGTTGTTGTGTCTGCTATAAGAACATAGTTTCTTGGCAGTTTCTACTCAAAAGTTTTCTGCTATAAAGCCTCTTGTCTGGATTTGTTGCCTGGAGATTCCATAGAACACATAAGCAGCAGCAACCCAAATGGACAATTAATGTTTTTGGACAATTGCAATTTACAATTATGGTTTCTGATGGTCGGAACTAAGCTATCACTTAGTATGATGGAAGCATTCCTTTATGTGGTCATTCTGGACGTGTCAGATGCGACAAAAAGtcaaaagtttgaatttcacGCACTTATACAAAGAAGAGTTTTAAGGCCTAGATTTTACCCAaacaaatatcacaaaaagaaaaaaaaaagaaaaaaaaaagcctttTCAAACATGGGTGCGACAATACATGAAAAATGTTTGgacgaattaaattaatcatgtatatatttgtttttgattgattatttttttaaaattatacacaatcacactaattatatttattatataatcaattcaaatacaacAAATTCTGATCTGGAATGGATTTCCAAACAAACCATTATCAACTTGAAACAAACGCATGTTCCAGCCGTCCAACACGCACATTGTCCAATTTCCCCGCTACATGCAAGCACAAAACCTTTCCGTCCATCAAAAGAACCCTCTTTCTCCCACATTTTCCTCTCCCTATATCGTGGTCAAGGCGCACGTTGATTGGCAATGGGAAGATTGTGTTCGACGTTGAGTGTGTTTGTCTGGTTTTGTTGTGCTATTTTACTTGTGTTCTTCAATTATTTGggttcattcttttttttttccatttctcgTGGGAAGTAATCAAAAGtgtatataattgaaaagtaCCAAATGCTGAAGATTTTTCTAAGTTCTCTTTCTATTCTGTTGAGTGtaaatttgcataaataatTCTGACTAGAGTAGTCTTGCAATAATAAGTCCCATATTATACAATGATTGAGCTAGTTTATGTCCTACATTGATATCTGAAATTTGCGAATGCCAATAGTTGTCAACATTGTTTTTGCAACACTAATGAAAACTCTTATCCAAATTAGGGAAGGTcgaatcaaataaatcatcTATACAAATGCAAGGCTAACCGTGTGGTGTGGTGTGCTTTTCTTGTTGTTATTCTGAAAAGTGGAGAGCATAGGTGGGCATTTGGTCTAGTGGTATGATTCTCGCTTTGGGTGCGAGAGGTCCCGAGTTCGATTCTCGGAATGCCCCTCAactattttctttccttttctggtTTGCATACCTTTCCCTAACTCGAACCAAACTTTCATCAAAGTCAATTTTGCTACGCAGCTCCCAAACGCgtttttgcacaatttttcttcaaaactaCTGATTGAGTTGGgcattttcattattattttccaaatgCAGGTGATTATTCTAGCAGCTTCCCCATCGGTAGTTGTGTAACAAGGATAATTAATCTTGAAAATcaagagcgagagagagagacagagatgGGGGACGATCGAGTGAAGAACGAGGCTATGGAGATAATGGGTATGTTTCAAGTGTTACCTCGCCTCGTCGTTTTCGATCTCGACCACACTCTCTGGCCCTTCTACTGGTACTTCCTAGAATTCTACGAGTTTCATGATCTTGGATGAGTATTCGTCTTTACGTCTTAGTCTAGACTTGTtgtttcttcaaaattttgacGTGAACCGTCAGAAGTGActtttttgttgattagaCGATCGAATGcgtgataattaaatttttcatgagTAGGTGAAAAAATTAGGCTGAAATTTTGGTGTAAATATTGCTTGGGATGATAAGGATTTTCTGTTTCTGCCTGCATTAAAAccatcttttctttctttttaaattctttctttttctcctaaTTCAGTTTTCAGTTCTGTTTCGGCGGCCCCTCTTTCCAACTAGTTTGTGTTAGTTTTTCACCAGTAATGGAAtatagaatttcaaattcagttAAGGACCTAAAAGAATGAACTTGCAAAGACAAGTGCAGTAGCGTGTGCGATGTGGAAGCTATTTTACAGTTTTACAGGGTTCTGGTTTGTCATAGGTCCCATTACTTGGCAAGAGGAGATTCTAAGCTTATGTTTCGTTATGTTTCGTTTTCTGTGTTTCcatatgaattttcaatcttgtaattgattttgtgcaaaaaaatgagaatactgGCTTTGATGCACTATTACATTAAATGTGAATGTAACTTGAATTTTCAATGTGGAAGCCATGTCACTGCAAGAAAGTGTGCATGTCGGTTGGCTGAAAGAACTTGACAAGTTGTTTCCTTACATAGCAATAGAACGTGTTGGTGAATCTAAATCTTCTTGCTTTTCGGGAATCAAAGTTACTATGAGGGATGAATTGGTCTGGTGATACTTTCCTCTGGAAGATTGAAGTTTTACTCGGTAAATAGAGTAGTGAGATGTTGCTTTATACTCGTCTTGCtggaagcaaaagaaaatggtgaaatCGTTTAACATTTTCTTATACTCATCAATACATGGTAGAACAAACTTGATCCCGAGATTTCTTGTTTGCTTTATGACCAATTTTTACTGGCATCTTCATGATGATTAATTCCATCTTTGCTGGTAAGGAACAGGACACGCACTGGATAATTCAAACAATTAATTGTTGTGTGTTGCCCTGCGCCAACCGGTAAAGGTTTCCAGGAGTTATGTATTTAGTGTATTTGTTGGGCTTTTCTTATCCTACAGTGTAGATTGCTTATTTTGTTTCTAGAAATTATACGGTGCTGAATTTCTGTTAACTTGTGTAACAGTGAATGTCTCTCCAACCGTGACATGCCGTCATTATATCCTCATGCCAAAGGCATACTGTATGCTCTCAAGGATAAAGGCATTGATATTGCGATTGCCTCTAGATCACCAACTTCTGATATAGCCAACACTTTTCTTGAGAAATTGGGTTTAAAATCATTATTTGTAGCTCAGGTGAGCTAAATCTGATATCTTGAATTTTACATTGAAAATTAACTTCTTGTTTGAATAAGCATTAGATGAATTTATTAAGCGAGTGTGTTTGCatcgaaagaaaaaaatcttatCTTCTTAATAGAAAAACTCAGTAGACAGTCCGTGCTGGAGAAGCTGACACCATGCTGAATATTTCTAACATTGCAGGAAATATTTTCCAGTTGGACCCACAAGACCGatcattttcagaaaattaaacaGAAGACTGGTGTTCCATACACTGAGATGCTCTTTTTCGATGATGAGGATCGCAACATAAATGCAGTAAGATCTCCTTTCATGTTGCTTACGTAGCCACTGGAGAGTTGTCCATGCAATGTTGAAGCATGTTTGGCTATAGAGTATTTGATTTAGTGTTCCTGTCCGCTGTTAAGACcattattttctctctaattCTGTTGTCTGCAGGTTTCTAAATTGGGCGTTACGAGCATCTTGGTGGACGATGGTGTCAATCTAGAAGCTTTTAGACAGGGGCTCTCCAAGTTCTCTCAGAACCGGTCCTCATTGGAAAGGAACAAGCAAAGATGGCgtaatttttcacaaaaatcaaGCTCGTCGCAGGAGCTATGATTCCTCAAATCCAAACTTTAAAAACTATGACCAGGTTTGATATTGTTACTGTTATGAACGTAGAAATACATGCAACCTGGTTTGCAACGGGATCGTTTAAGGGATACCACCCCAGATATGTGTATCGATTTGTATTCTCTCTAAATTCAACCTGTACTCTGTTAATTGGTAACAACGAATCAGTTTTAGTCAAATGATTGTGCGTTCAATTCACGGTTGATGTGTGTTGGTTGCATTGGCTGGTAATTTGTAAGTACTCTCAAAGCGGTCTATGGCTTTGGCAGCATATTTTAGTCCGTGACTGGAGAAAGAGGGACTAAAGTTGTTTCAGCGACAAAATTTAGGAACTACACTTCTCGTTTTCCCgagcaaatataattttaccgATAGTTAACAATTCACTGAGGAAAACGATATCTTTCTatcaaattatacaatttttatgctttt comes from Sesamum indicum cultivar Zhongzhi No. 13 linkage group LG10, S_indicum_v1.0, whole genome shotgun sequence and encodes:
- the LOC105172631 gene encoding guanosine nucleotide diphosphate dissociation inhibitor At5g09550, with translation MDEEYDVIVLGTGLKECILSGLLSVDGLKVLHMDKNDYYGGESTSLNLNQLWKRLRGDEQPPEYLGSSREYNVDMIPKFMMANGTLVRVLIHANVTKYLNFKAVDGSFVYNKKKIYKVPATDVEALKSPLMGLLEKRRARKFFLFVQDFDESNPKTHAGMNMDTTTGRELIAKYELDDDTIDFIGHALALHTNDSYLDQPALDFVKRVKLYAESLARFQSGSPYIYPMYGLGELPQAFARLSAVYGGTYMLNKPQCKVEFDENGKAIGVTSEGETAKGKKIVCDPSYLPDKVQQIGKVARAICIMSHPIPDTNESHSAQVIIPQKQLGRKSDMYLFCCSYAHNVAPKGKYIAFVLTEAETDNPETELKPGVDLLGKVDEIFYETYHRFVPTNDGSADNCFISTSYDATTHFESTVMDVLSMYTNITGKVLDLSVDLSAASAGDEQ
- the LOC105172632 gene encoding magnesium-dependent phosphatase 1-like → MGDDRVKNEAMEIMGMFQVLPRLVVFDLDHTLWPFYCECLSNRDMPSLYPHAKGILYALKDKGIDIAIASRSPTSDIANTFLEKLGLKSLFVAQEIFSSWTHKTDHFQKIKQKTGVPYTEMLFFDDEDRNINAVSKLGVTSILVDDGVNLEAFRQGLSKFSQNRSSLERNKQRWRNFSQKSSSSQEL